In Gammaproteobacteria bacterium, one DNA window encodes the following:
- the cphA gene encoding cyanophycin synthetase: MKVLRMRALRGPNLWSQHTSIEATVFCSGPENDIDTISGFEARLRERFPEISLLQTAGHHEAVTLAHVLEFATLGLQVQAGCPVTFSRTVRTPEADTYRVVVGYSEEKVGRLAFELAQVLCISAIEDTAFDLTDALRRLRELNEDIRLGPSTGSIVQAAIVRGIPFRRLTEGSLVQFGWGSKQRRIRASESDRTSAVAESIVQDKELTKTLLHAAGIPVPQGREVTNADDAWAAACEIGVPVVIKPQDSNQGKGVTVNLITAEQVKAAFMIAAEISDNVLVERYIPGHDYRLLVVGNKLVAAARRDPPQVIGDGVHSIFELVEQINRDPMRGEGHVSSLTKIHLDEISLAYLAAQGLTAESVPVKGMRVVLRKNANLSTGGTATDVTDDVHPELAARAIAAAKVVGLDICGIDVVCDNVMNSLEDQGGGIIEVNAAPGLRMHLQPSYGKGRAVGEAIIDYMFPQGEDARIPVIAVTGTNGKTTTTRVIANILQKDHKRVGVACTDGVYVDGQCIDTGDCSGPKSARNILFHPDVDAAVLETARGGLLREGLGFDRCHVAVVTNIGMGDHLGMAYINTAEELAVVKRVIVQNVTPGTGFAVLNAADPLVASMADHCPGSVIFFAHDKHHPVLAMHRAQHKRVIFVEYGCIVAAGESGEYRIPLNEIPLTKNGSINFQIENVMAAIGAGWALGLEWKAIHAGVSGFVSDTQTAPGRFNLFNYRNATLIADYGHNPDAIQALVSAIDNIPSKKRSVVISAAGDRRDEDIRQQTRILGDAFDEVVLYQDQCQRGRADGEVLTLLREGLGNAKRTQKISEIVGESIAIDAALSNLQDGELCLILVDQVEQSLGQINSRIALG; the protein is encoded by the coding sequence ATGAAAGTGTTACGTATGCGCGCTTTGCGCGGGCCTAATTTATGGAGTCAGCACACCTCTATTGAAGCTACCGTCTTTTGTAGCGGACCTGAAAACGACATCGATACCATTTCCGGTTTTGAAGCACGGCTACGTGAGCGTTTTCCTGAAATTTCCTTGCTTCAAACCGCTGGTCATCATGAAGCGGTTACGCTAGCCCATGTGCTTGAATTCGCCACATTAGGTCTGCAAGTGCAAGCCGGTTGCCCGGTGACATTCAGCCGTACGGTACGAACTCCAGAAGCGGATACCTATCGGGTCGTCGTCGGCTACAGCGAAGAGAAAGTAGGTCGACTGGCTTTCGAGCTGGCGCAGGTTTTGTGTATCTCGGCTATCGAGGATACTGCTTTTGATTTAACAGACGCTTTGCGCCGCTTGCGTGAGCTTAATGAAGATATCCGCTTGGGGCCGAGTACAGGGTCTATCGTTCAGGCGGCGATAGTGCGTGGTATTCCGTTTCGTCGCTTGACGGAAGGTAGTCTGGTGCAATTCGGCTGGGGCAGTAAACAGCGGCGTATTCGAGCATCTGAGAGCGATCGGACCAGCGCTGTTGCCGAATCGATCGTGCAAGACAAAGAATTAACGAAAACCTTGCTGCATGCAGCGGGTATACCGGTGCCTCAAGGCCGGGAAGTAACGAACGCCGATGATGCATGGGCGGCAGCCTGCGAAATTGGCGTTCCGGTCGTGATAAAACCGCAAGACAGTAATCAAGGTAAAGGGGTGACTGTCAATCTGATTACTGCCGAACAGGTAAAAGCGGCTTTTATGATCGCAGCTGAGATCAGCGATAACGTTTTAGTGGAACGTTATATTCCCGGGCATGATTATCGCTTGCTGGTCGTTGGCAATAAGCTGGTTGCCGCGGCACGGCGCGACCCTCCGCAAGTTATTGGTGACGGTGTGCATAGTATTTTTGAACTGGTGGAGCAAATCAATCGTGACCCGATGCGTGGCGAGGGGCATGTTTCTTCGTTGACAAAGATTCATCTGGATGAAATTTCTTTAGCGTACTTAGCGGCGCAAGGATTGACAGCCGAGTCGGTTCCCGTGAAAGGTATGCGCGTTGTATTGCGTAAAAATGCCAATTTATCAACGGGAGGCACAGCAACAGACGTGACCGATGATGTGCATCCCGAGCTGGCGGCGCGTGCGATTGCGGCTGCAAAAGTTGTGGGGCTGGATATCTGCGGTATCGATGTGGTCTGCGATAATGTTATGAACTCCCTGGAAGATCAGGGGGGGGGCATTATTGAAGTTAATGCGGCGCCCGGTTTGCGTATGCATTTGCAACCTTCGTATGGTAAAGGGCGCGCTGTGGGGGAAGCCATTATCGATTACATGTTTCCCCAAGGAGAAGATGCGCGTATTCCCGTGATAGCGGTTACCGGCACCAATGGTAAAACAACGACAACTCGTGTGATTGCCAACATTTTGCAAAAAGATCACAAACGTGTTGGTGTTGCTTGCACCGATGGCGTTTATGTCGACGGGCAGTGCATTGATACCGGCGATTGCAGTGGCCCGAAGAGCGCAAGGAACATCCTTTTCCATCCGGATGTCGATGCGGCCGTTTTAGAGACGGCGCGTGGCGGTCTGTTGCGTGAAGGTTTGGGGTTTGATCGCTGCCATGTTGCTGTCGTTACTAATATTGGCATGGGCGATCATCTCGGTATGGCCTATATCAATACGGCGGAAGAGTTAGCTGTGGTCAAGCGGGTTATTGTGCAAAATGTGACACCGGGCACCGGTTTTGCAGTGCTTAATGCGGCTGATCCGCTCGTGGCCAGCATGGCTGATCATTGCCCCGGTTCGGTCATATTCTTTGCCCATGACAAGCATCATCCGGTGCTGGCGATGCACCGCGCACAGCATAAACGTGTCATTTTTGTGGAATACGGTTGTATCGTCGCTGCTGGTGAAAGCGGCGAATACCGCATACCATTGAACGAAATCCCCTTGACCAAGAACGGCAGTATCAACTTTCAAATAGAAAATGTGATGGCTGCCATTGGCGCCGGCTGGGCGCTTGGTTTGGAATGGAAGGCGATTCATGCGGGTGTGTCAGGTTTTGTCAGCGATACACAAACGGCACCAGGCCGCTTCAATCTTTTCAATTATCGCAACGCTACCCTGATTGCCGATTACGGGCATAATCCAGATGCCATTCAGGCACTGGTTAGCGCTATTGATAATATTCCATCGAAAAAACGCTCCGTGGTTATTAGTGCGGCAGGCGACCGGCGTGATGAGGATATTCGTCAGCAGACCAGAATCCTGGGTGATGCGTTTGACGAAGTGGTGCTGTATCAGGATCAATGCCAGCGTGGCCGCGCCGATGGAGAAGTATTGACTTTATTGCGGGAAGGTTTGGGTAATGCCAAGCGCACGCAAAAAATTAGTGAAATAGTCGGCGAATCTATTGCGATTGATGCAGCGTTATCCAATTTGCAGGACGGTGAATTATGTCTTATTTTGGTTGATCAGGTTGAGCAATCGCTGGGGCAGATTAATAGCCGTATCGCATTAGGATAA
- a CDS encoding prepilin peptidase: MSFLSLLQDSPVFFASCVTILGLMVGSFLNVVIYRLPEMMKRSWLQQCAELQGEAAKASPPFNLFTPRSTCPHCGHKITAWENIPVISYLMLRGRCSDCRARISPRYPIIEALTALMSGFVAWHYGYGFVALAALIFVWALIALAVIDLNTQLLPDDITLPLLWIGLLININQGFTDIQSAVIGAIVGYLSLWSIYWCFKLITGKEGMGYGDFKLLAAIGAWLGWSMLPVVILLSSLVGALVGIGLILAAKLHRNIPIPFGPYLVGGALIALFWGEQLIHTYLGLL; encoded by the coding sequence ATGTCATTCCTATCCTTATTGCAAGATTCACCGGTCTTCTTTGCATCCTGCGTGACTATACTCGGTTTGATGGTCGGCAGCTTTCTGAATGTTGTGATTTACCGCTTACCCGAAATGATGAAAAGGAGCTGGTTGCAGCAGTGCGCGGAGCTTCAAGGTGAAGCGGCCAAGGCGTCGCCGCCATTCAATCTTTTTACGCCGCGCTCAACATGCCCCCACTGCGGACACAAAATTACCGCATGGGAAAATATTCCGGTTATCAGCTATCTCATGCTTCGAGGACGTTGCTCCGATTGCCGTGCGCGCATCTCCCCCCGCTATCCGATCATAGAAGCTTTAACAGCTCTGATGAGCGGTTTTGTTGCCTGGCATTACGGCTACGGCTTTGTGGCGCTTGCGGCATTGATTTTTGTTTGGGCGCTCATCGCCTTGGCGGTCATTGATCTGAATACGCAACTGTTGCCGGATGACATCACGCTGCCATTGCTCTGGATCGGCCTGCTGATCAATATCAATCAGGGTTTCACCGATATTCAATCGGCGGTCATCGGTGCGATTGTAGGTTACCTTTCCTTGTGGTCAATTTACTGGTGTTTTAAACTCATAACCGGTAAGGAAGGCATGGGATACGGCGATTTTAAGTTGTTAGCCGCGATCGGTGCATGGCTGGGCTGGAGCATGCTCCCCGTCGTTATCCTGCTCTCATCATTAGTAGGCGCACTTGTCGGTATCGGTTTGATTCTCGCAGCCAAACTGCACAGAAATATTCCCATTCCATTTGGCCCTTACCTGGTCGGCGGCGCGCTTATCGCTCTCTTTTGGGGAGAGCAATTGATTCATACCTATCTTGGCTTATTGTAA
- a CDS encoding dephospho-CoA kinase, with amino-acid sequence MTFIVGLTGGIGCGKSSASQLFSELGIDVVDTDVIARQLTQPGGQAISLIKNSFGNAFLTADGALDREKMRNLVFSDSRARHQLEKILHPLILQETIAQIEHSRSPYAILVVPLLLETNDYNPIVQRILVIDCEERTQISRTMARSQLSEQQVKAIMAQQISRKDRLLKADDVILNDRDIDFLKVQVIQLHHQYLMLSKDGDKAAN; translated from the coding sequence ATGACTTTTATTGTTGGCTTAACCGGCGGAATCGGCTGTGGAAAATCAAGCGCCAGCCAACTGTTCTCGGAATTAGGCATCGACGTAGTCGATACCGATGTCATTGCCCGGCAATTAACCCAGCCGGGTGGTCAAGCGATCAGTTTAATCAAAAATTCATTCGGGAATGCATTCCTGACGGCAGACGGCGCTCTGGATAGAGAAAAAATGCGCAATCTGGTCTTCTCGGACAGCCGTGCGCGGCATCAACTGGAAAAGATTCTCCATCCGCTTATACTGCAAGAAACCATAGCGCAAATTGAACACAGCCGCTCTCCCTATGCCATCCTTGTGGTGCCATTATTACTTGAAACAAATGATTACAATCCTATTGTTCAGCGCATTTTGGTCATTGATTGTGAAGAGCGGACACAAATTTCACGCACCATGGCACGCAGTCAATTATCGGAACAACAAGTGAAAGCGATCATGGCGCAGCAGATTTCGCGCAAAGACCGCTTACTGAAAGCCGATGATGTGATTTTGAATGACCGAGACATCGATTTTCTGAAAGTACAGGTCATTCAGCTACATCACCAGTATCTGATGCTTTCTAAAGACGGAGACAAGGCCGCAAACTAG
- a CDS encoding transposase family protein encodes MNIHKRTRLTLLDRQEIWRLYQTRLWKVVQLAEYFHVSRPTIYDVLKRARLQEFTPRSSTNQRFKTLQYGLKRLAKVEQTIQERLKREAKRYNKSYPGELVHLDTKRLPLLKGQSANEPREYLFVAIDDFSRELYADIFPDKTQYSAACFLIATVAQCPYQIDCTYSDNGTEFKGTDDHAFVKACRQHGIGQKFTRVNRPQTNGKAERVIRTLMDMWHNKFCFKDTADRRIQLVRFINFYNTVKPHKSLYNATPYEILNAYFNQPLCKQP; translated from the coding sequence ATGAACATACACAAACGCACTCGTTTAACATTATTGGATCGTCAGGAAATCTGGCGGCTGTATCAAACCCGGCTGTGGAAGGTAGTTCAGCTGGCAGAATACTTTCACGTCAGCCGGCCAACGATTTATGACGTACTGAAACGAGCCAGACTCCAGGAATTTACTCCGCGTAGCAGTACCAATCAGCGCTTCAAGACACTGCAGTATGGCCTCAAACGTTTGGCTAAAGTAGAGCAAACCATCCAGGAACGTCTCAAGCGTGAAGCGAAGCGCTATAACAAATCTTATCCGGGCGAGCTCGTTCACCTCGATACCAAGCGGCTTCCATTATTGAAAGGACAGTCTGCCAATGAACCTCGCGAGTACCTGTTTGTGGCCATCGATGATTTCTCCAGGGAATTATATGCCGATATCTTCCCCGATAAAACTCAATACAGCGCCGCTTGCTTTCTCATCGCTACTGTTGCCCAATGTCCTTATCAAATCGATTGCACTTATTCCGATAACGGCACGGAATTTAAAGGAACTGACGATCATGCTTTTGTCAAAGCTTGCAGGCAACACGGTATCGGTCAGAAGTTTACTCGTGTCAATCGTCCTCAAACCAACGGGAAAGCTGAGCGCGTGATCCGCACGCTCATGGACATGTGGCACAACAAATTCTGTTTTAAAGACACTGCTGACCGACGTATTCAACTTGTCCGTTTCATTAACTTCTACAACACCGTCAAACCCCATAAGAGTTTGTATAACGCAACCCCTTATGAAATACTCAACGCTTATTTCAATCAACCTCTCTGTAAACAACCCTGA
- the zapD gene encoding cell division protein ZapD — translation MICYEHPLNERIRTLLRLEDLFNKIDFFSTKDTATEHHASLIALFEVLEITGRADIKSDLLQELERQKQILEMLRKNPDVSETVLDSVLNDIKITFREMLDFPGKVGEHLRENEWLMAIKQRIAIPGGCCVFDLPSYHYWLNLDPEHRHRDFDEWLTPFQPIRNAFGIVLYLLRKSGRTQQVVANQGIFQQTGSEYTAHMLRLNLSDQLPCIPEISANKYALNIRFIPMHTNQKNKVYEGDVKFELTFCNL, via the coding sequence GTGATTTGTTATGAACACCCGCTAAATGAGCGTATCCGTACCCTTCTCCGGCTTGAAGATCTGTTTAATAAGATTGATTTCTTTTCTACAAAAGATACCGCTACCGAACATCATGCTTCCCTCATTGCACTTTTTGAGGTTCTTGAAATAACCGGTCGCGCGGATATTAAATCGGATTTATTGCAAGAGCTGGAGCGGCAAAAGCAAATACTGGAAATGTTGCGGAAGAATCCGGATGTATCGGAAACAGTGCTGGATAGCGTGCTCAATGACATAAAGATCACCTTCCGGGAGATGCTCGATTTTCCTGGAAAAGTGGGGGAGCATTTGCGTGAAAACGAATGGCTAATGGCCATCAAACAACGCATTGCGATACCGGGTGGCTGCTGTGTATTTGATTTGCCATCCTATCACTACTGGTTGAATTTGGATCCTGAGCATCGCCACAGAGACTTCGACGAATGGCTGACACCATTTCAACCCATCCGCAATGCTTTTGGAATTGTGCTGTACTTATTGAGAAAAAGCGGCAGAACCCAGCAGGTCGTCGCGAATCAAGGCATCTTCCAGCAAACGGGATCGGAGTATACCGCCCATATGTTAAGACTTAACTTGAGTGATCAATTGCCTTGTATTCCGGAGATCAGCGCCAACAAATACGCGCTCAATATCCGTTTTATCCCGATGCACACCAATCAGAAAAATAAAGTTTATGAAGGTGACGTCAAATTTGAACTCACTTTTTGCAATTTATAG
- the cphA gene encoding cyanophycin synthetase, which yields MSDSLNLGCNSSKDIKFLEIKHLNGPNMWTYYPALEATVDIGELEDFPSDKIPGFYERLSEWLPSLIEHRCSYEERGGFLRRVKDGTWPCHILEHVTLELQNLAGMRGGFGRARETSVRGVYKVALSAWHAEITKAALYSARELVLAAMNFQQVRKPYYDVDGAIERIRDLVDSLWLGPSTACIVDAAVARNIPAIRLIAKGNLVQLGYGARCRHIWTAETDRTPAVAESISRDKDLTKSLLQSCGVPVPEGRVVESAEAAWEAANEIGVPVVVKPCDGNHGRGVFIELSQREEIESAFHVALKEGSEVLVERYVPGTEHRLLIVGDRLVAATRGDSVSVVGDGVSTIADLIESQINSDPRRGLTEDHPLNLIRLDSAAQIEIARQGYQRDSIVPAGIKVLIQRNGNHAFDVTDQVHPSTASIASLAARVVGLDIAGIDLVTSDISRPLNEQDGAIVEVNAGPSLLMHIKPAVGTPRPVGKAIVDHLFPNQENGRIPIVGISGSYGKTPVAYLVARLLVLSGKQTGLACSNGLYLDYRQIDKNNSANWAAANRTLLNPTVEAAVFENGFDTLMNEGLAYDSCQVGVITNVDPACHFGRHGIETRKQVYTVLRTQVDIVTPTAAAIDDVEKDVKLPIGAAVLNAKDDMLVEMAELCHGEVIFFSSEANLPVITQHRANGTGPTQGKRAVIIRNDKIVLASGTNELLLLNLREISAESGVKSTQAIENILAAVAAAWALGIEPEVIRVGIETFGFSQDKYKPENQNLSTGLQTQGIKL from the coding sequence ATGTCTGACTCCTTAAATTTAGGCTGCAATAGTTCTAAAGATATTAAATTTCTTGAAATCAAGCACCTGAATGGTCCCAATATGTGGACTTATTACCCTGCTTTGGAAGCAACCGTCGATATCGGTGAGCTGGAAGACTTTCCATCCGATAAGATTCCGGGTTTTTATGAACGGTTATCGGAATGGCTGCCGTCCCTGATAGAGCACCGTTGTAGCTATGAAGAACGCGGTGGTTTTTTACGCCGTGTCAAGGACGGTACTTGGCCGTGCCATATTCTTGAGCATGTCACGCTGGAGCTTCAAAATCTGGCGGGCATGCGCGGCGGTTTTGGCCGGGCGCGCGAAACATCGGTGCGCGGTGTTTATAAAGTTGCATTAAGCGCATGGCATGCGGAAATTACCAAAGCGGCTTTGTATTCGGCGCGCGAGCTGGTCTTGGCTGCAATGAATTTTCAGCAAGTGCGTAAGCCGTATTACGATGTTGATGGCGCTATTGAGCGTATCCGTGATCTCGTCGATTCGCTGTGGCTTGGACCTTCTACAGCTTGCATTGTGGACGCGGCTGTTGCTCGTAATATTCCGGCCATTCGTTTGATTGCAAAAGGAAATCTTGTGCAACTGGGGTATGGCGCACGCTGCCGCCACATATGGACCGCAGAAACCGATCGCACCCCGGCTGTAGCCGAGAGTATTTCCCGCGATAAGGATTTAACGAAATCATTGCTGCAATCTTGCGGTGTTCCGGTTCCGGAAGGGCGTGTGGTCGAGAGCGCTGAAGCCGCTTGGGAAGCGGCGAATGAAATCGGCGTGCCGGTTGTTGTAAAACCGTGCGATGGCAATCATGGACGCGGCGTTTTCATTGAGTTGAGTCAGCGCGAAGAAATCGAATCGGCCTTTCACGTAGCGTTAAAAGAGGGCAGTGAGGTATTGGTTGAGCGTTATGTTCCGGGTACTGAACATCGCTTGTTGATTGTGGGCGATCGTCTTGTTGCCGCCACGCGCGGCGATTCGGTATCCGTTGTGGGCGATGGCGTTTCAACTATCGCTGATCTGATCGAATCGCAAATCAATTCTGACCCGCGGCGCGGATTGACAGAAGATCATCCGCTGAATTTGATCCGTTTGGATAGCGCAGCGCAAATCGAAATCGCTCGCCAAGGTTATCAACGTGATTCAATCGTACCGGCCGGCATCAAAGTTTTGATTCAGCGCAATGGAAATCATGCTTTCGATGTGACGGACCAAGTTCATCCGAGTACCGCGTCTATTGCGTCGCTTGCGGCGCGTGTTGTCGGGTTGGACATTGCCGGGATTGATCTGGTCACCAGTGATATTTCACGTCCGCTGAATGAGCAAGATGGCGCTATTGTTGAAGTGAATGCGGGTCCAAGTTTGTTGATGCATATCAAGCCGGCAGTCGGCACGCCACGCCCTGTTGGAAAAGCAATCGTAGATCACTTGTTTCCGAATCAGGAGAATGGTCGCATTCCTATCGTCGGCATTTCCGGAAGCTATGGCAAAACCCCGGTGGCTTACCTGGTTGCCAGATTGCTGGTTCTTTCTGGAAAACAGACTGGTTTGGCCTGTAGCAACGGGCTTTATCTGGATTACCGGCAAATCGATAAGAACAATAGCGCTAATTGGGCGGCGGCCAATCGCACATTGTTGAATCCGACCGTTGAAGCCGCTGTCTTCGAAAACGGTTTCGATACGCTGATGAATGAAGGACTAGCTTATGACAGCTGCCAGGTTGGGGTAATTACAAATGTTGATCCTGCTTGTCATTTTGGGCGGCATGGCATTGAAACCCGCAAGCAAGTGTATACCGTGTTGCGAACGCAAGTCGATATTGTGACACCGACGGCCGCAGCGATTGACGATGTGGAAAAAGATGTGAAGCTGCCGATCGGTGCTGCGGTGCTCAATGCAAAAGATGACATGCTGGTAGAAATGGCCGAATTGTGCCACGGCGAAGTCATCTTCTTCAGCAGTGAAGCGAATTTACCCGTAATCACCCAACATCGGGCCAATGGAACCGGTCCTACCCAAGGAAAGCGCGCTGTCATCATCCGGAATGACAAAATTGTGCTTGCTTCCGGTACGAATGAATTGTTACTGCTCAATTTACGCGAAATCTCCGCGGAAAGCGGGGTGAAAAGCACTCAAGCGATAGAAAATATTTTGGCGGCAGTGGCCGCTGCGTGGGCGTTAGGTATTGAGCCTGAAGTTATACGTGTTGGAATTGAAACATTTGGTTTTAGTCAAGACAAATACAAACCTGAAAATCAGAATCTTTCTACCGGATTACAAACTCAAGGGATTAAGTTATGA